Proteins co-encoded in one Cytophaga hutchinsonii ATCC 33406 genomic window:
- a CDS encoding DUF4835 family protein: MKKLVPVIISFFFILSVAHVYAQGELYMNVTIDASQIPDIQESVVTDMKQTITRFLNDRKWTNDEFQVEERIRGNISITITGQPAPYSYAATLQVQSSRPVYGTSYETILLNYFDKNFNFELNIGEPLNYNDNMFTSNLTSMLAFYANIILALDYDSFGKLGGQTYVEKAYNIANISLQAGGGWSQSGDANNRAALIENLNSQLLLPFRQNFYNYHRLGLDIYLSDPAKARLQIVGMFKALNEVIKLKPYSTLIRSFFLAKRDEIINIFRDADTEQKNEVVNLLRVLDPLNSERYATILR, translated from the coding sequence ATGAAAAAATTAGTACCGGTTATCATTAGCTTCTTTTTTATTCTTTCTGTTGCGCATGTATATGCCCAGGGAGAGTTATATATGAATGTTACCATTGACGCCTCTCAGATTCCGGATATTCAGGAGTCGGTTGTTACGGATATGAAACAAACGATTACCCGTTTTTTGAATGACCGTAAATGGACCAACGATGAATTTCAGGTAGAAGAACGTATCCGGGGAAACATATCTATCACCATTACGGGACAGCCCGCTCCGTATTCTTATGCCGCTACACTGCAGGTTCAGTCTTCACGCCCTGTTTACGGAACTTCGTATGAAACGATTTTACTGAATTACTTTGATAAAAATTTTAATTTTGAACTGAACATAGGTGAACCATTAAATTATAATGACAATATGTTTACTTCTAATCTTACTTCTATGTTAGCTTTCTATGCCAATATTATTCTGGCACTGGATTACGACAGCTTTGGAAAATTAGGCGGACAAACATACGTTGAAAAAGCATATAATATTGCCAACATATCTTTACAGGCAGGTGGCGGCTGGTCACAATCCGGGGATGCCAATAACAGAGCAGCACTGATTGAAAATTTGAACAGCCAATTGTTATTGCCGTTCAGACAGAATTTTTATAATTACCACAGACTTGGATTAGATATTTATTTAAGTGATCCGGCAAAAGCACGCTTACAGATTGTTGGAATGTTTAAAGCCTTAAATGAAGTAATTAAACTGAAGCCCTATTCAACATTGATCCGCAGCTTTTTTTTAGCGAAGCGGGATGAAATCATCAACATTTTCAGAGATGCTGATACAGAACAAAAAAATGAAGTGGTGAATTTGTTGCGGGTACTTGATCCGCTGAATTCAGAGCGATATGCTACAATTTTACGATAA
- a CDS encoding OstA-like protein, with protein MFLRISLIILLVMGFLNGGDCFAQTPSEKIELIQAGALMGSEGKEAYVKLKDHVIFKQGEMFLYCDSAFQYAKTNYVEAFGHVRLVQGDTLTMTCNKLEYDGNTKKAKAIGDVILIDKQTILKTTALNYDREGKNVSYFSGANISDKGNNLTSTIGVYNTGTKIFTFKKNVHITNPGQGFLLDADTLQYNSQSRLATFRGETKITTKDGVIKSKEGSYNTATSVMYFGGRAQVFSGDNTISGNKIDYDEKTKLGVVTGEVKIENKKDSITVLGQHAKYTGKNGYSIVSGNPLMYQVNNTDTLFLKADTLVSINDTIKKIKLLKAYYHVQLFRKDMQARCDSLVYNFYDSTIYLYTNPVLWNGENQLVADSIWMVQKNGKMHTMHMHVNAFVISKDTIDNFNQIKGRQITAFFANNHISKILVEGNAESIYHALEGEKKLMGVNKAEAGSIVVLFKDDKLSTITYVTKPDAAFIPPQELKPEDVKLKGFKWRIKERPTKETVIGTNLK; from the coding sequence ATGTTTCTACGAATATCTTTAATTATACTACTGGTAATGGGTTTTTTAAATGGAGGCGATTGTTTTGCGCAGACACCTTCAGAAAAAATCGAATTAATACAAGCCGGCGCCTTAATGGGCAGCGAAGGTAAGGAAGCCTATGTAAAACTAAAGGATCATGTTATATTCAAACAGGGAGAAATGTTTTTGTATTGTGACTCGGCGTTTCAGTATGCAAAGACAAACTATGTGGAAGCGTTTGGTCACGTACGCCTGGTACAGGGCGATACATTAACCATGACCTGTAATAAACTGGAATATGATGGTAACACGAAAAAAGCAAAAGCAATCGGTGATGTTATATTGATTGATAAACAAACGATCTTAAAAACAACTGCGTTAAACTACGATCGTGAAGGTAAAAATGTAAGTTATTTTTCCGGTGCCAATATCAGTGATAAAGGAAATAACCTAACCAGTACTATTGGTGTATACAATACAGGTACAAAAATATTCACGTTTAAAAAGAACGTACACATTACCAACCCCGGACAAGGTTTCCTGCTAGATGCCGATACGTTGCAATATAATTCTCAATCCCGCCTTGCCACGTTTAGGGGCGAAACCAAGATCACCACAAAAGATGGTGTGATTAAATCAAAAGAAGGATCGTACAATACCGCAACTTCAGTGATGTACTTTGGGGGCAGGGCACAGGTCTTTTCAGGAGACAATACCATTTCCGGAAATAAAATTGACTACGATGAAAAGACAAAACTTGGTGTTGTAACCGGAGAAGTTAAAATTGAAAATAAAAAAGACAGCATTACCGTACTTGGGCAGCACGCCAAATACACAGGAAAGAACGGGTATTCAATCGTTTCCGGAAATCCCTTAATGTATCAGGTTAATAATACAGATACGTTATTTTTAAAAGCAGATACATTGGTTTCAATTAATGATACCATTAAAAAAATAAAATTACTCAAGGCGTATTATCATGTGCAGCTTTTCCGTAAAGACATGCAGGCACGGTGTGATTCTCTGGTATATAATTTTTATGATTCAACCATTTATTTATATACCAATCCTGTGTTGTGGAACGGCGAAAATCAGCTGGTGGCAGATTCTATCTGGATGGTTCAGAAAAACGGTAAGATGCATACCATGCACATGCATGTTAATGCATTCGTGATTTCAAAAGATACCATTGATAATTTTAATCAGATCAAGGGCCGGCAGATAACCGCTTTTTTTGCCAATAATCACATCAGTAAAATTTTAGTGGAAGGAAATGCAGAAAGTATTTACCATGCACTTGAAGGTGAAAAAAAACTGATGGGCGTGAACAAGGCTGAAGCAGGTTCCATCGTTGTACTATTTAAAGATGATAAATTGAGTACCATAACCTATGTGACCAAACCTGATGCTGCTTTTATTCCGCCACAAGAACTTAAACCTGAGGATGTTAAATTGAAGGGTTTTAAATGGCGGATCAAAGAACGTCCAACCAAGGAGACAGTGATAGGAACTAATTTAAAATGA
- a CDS encoding DNA-directed RNA polymerase subunit omega, whose product MKSPIVSANLVTRDNDKIAEKTGNIYESLVVISRRARQISIKIKEELNSKLAEFASKEDNLEEIFENREQIEISKYYERMPKPSTLATEEFLEDKVMFRHTGIASATPRKEDEK is encoded by the coding sequence GTGAAATCACCAATTGTATCCGCAAACTTAGTTACCAGAGACAACGATAAGATCGCTGAAAAAACTGGCAATATTTATGAATCACTTGTGGTAATTTCTAGACGCGCTAGACAAATTTCTATCAAGATAAAAGAAGAATTAAACTCTAAGCTGGCTGAGTTTGCTTCAAAAGAAGATAACTTGGAAGAGATATTTGAAAACCGTGAACAAATTGAAATTTCTAAATACTACGAACGAATGCCAAAGCCTTCTACATTGGCTACAGAAGAGTTTTTAGAAGATAAAGTAATGTTCCGTCATACAGGTATTGCTTCGGCAACACCTAGAAAAGAAGACGAAAAATAA
- a CDS encoding enoyl-ACP reductase FabI, whose amino-acid sequence MAYNLLKGKRGIIFGALDENSIAWKVAQRAHEEGAVFTLTNAPIAMRMGEINKLAEACGAVVIPADATSIEELENLFDKSMEILGGKIDFILHSIGMSPNIRKGKEYGDMNYDWFLKTLDVSALSFHKIMHVAEKKDAMNEYGSILALSYIAAQRVFPDYTDMADAKSTLESIARGYGARFAKLKKVRVNTISQSPTKTTAGKGISGFGAFYDFADLMSPLGNASADECAGYSIVLFSDLTRKVTMQNLMHDGGFSSTGMTPEIMQLFEDRTNS is encoded by the coding sequence ATGGCTTACAATTTGTTGAAGGGTAAAAGAGGAATTATTTTTGGTGCTTTGGACGAAAACTCCATTGCCTGGAAAGTGGCTCAGCGTGCGCACGAAGAAGGTGCAGTATTTACACTTACAAATGCTCCGATAGCGATGCGTATGGGGGAAATAAATAAACTGGCTGAAGCATGTGGCGCAGTGGTAATACCCGCAGATGCTACATCCATTGAGGAATTAGAAAATCTCTTTGACAAATCTATGGAAATTCTGGGTGGCAAAATAGACTTTATTTTACACTCCATCGGCATGAGCCCGAACATCCGCAAAGGCAAGGAATATGGTGATATGAATTACGATTGGTTTTTGAAAACCTTAGATGTATCGGCATTATCCTTTCATAAAATCATGCATGTTGCAGAGAAGAAAGATGCGATGAATGAATATGGTTCTATCCTTGCCTTATCCTACATTGCCGCACAACGTGTTTTCCCGGATTATACCGACATGGCCGATGCCAAGTCAACACTTGAATCCATTGCCAGAGGATATGGCGCACGGTTTGCAAAATTGAAAAAAGTACGTGTGAATACAATCTCTCAATCTCCTACTAAAACTACAGCGGGCAAAGGCATTTCAGGTTTTGGGGCTTTTTATGATTTCGCTGATCTTATGTCGCCGCTGGGTAATGCCAGTGCAGATGAATGTGCCGGTTATTCCATTGTGCTCTTCTCTGATTTAACGCGTAAAGTTACCATGCAGAATCTGATGCATGACGGAGGTTTTTCTTCCACAGGTATGACCCCCGAAATCATGCAGCTGTTTGAAGACCGAACAAACAGCTGA
- a CDS encoding outer membrane protein assembly factor BamD, which produces MRFSVCALIVFLQVSCGKFNHLQKTGTPQEKLTAAIEYYNNGDNYKAGVLLEDITPILKGKGEAETALYYLANNYYKQKQYMMSAYYFKDFYLTYPRSKYVEETMYMNVYSLYLNSPEYNLDQTSTYDCLKAMTTFLTRYPKTIYLDQCNAIVDELNAKLMHKAFEHSMMYHKVGNYKSAVVAIGNFVNEYPNSIYGEKAYFTRFTSQYHLAKNSVEGKIQEERYILAIEFYQIFMDKYPTTIHKKAASEMYDDIIKRLEKIKLK; this is translated from the coding sequence TTGAGATTTTCTGTTTGCGCGCTGATTGTTTTTCTGCAAGTGTCTTGCGGTAAGTTTAATCATTTGCAAAAAACAGGTACACCTCAGGAAAAGTTAACTGCAGCCATTGAGTACTATAACAACGGTGATAACTATAAAGCAGGTGTATTGCTGGAAGACATAACTCCTATTTTAAAAGGAAAAGGAGAAGCAGAAACGGCGTTATATTATTTGGCGAACAATTATTATAAGCAAAAGCAATACATGATGAGCGCTTATTACTTCAAGGATTTTTATTTGACTTATCCAAGAAGTAAATATGTAGAAGAAACCATGTACATGAATGTATATTCGTTGTATCTGAACTCGCCTGAGTATAATCTGGATCAGACAAGTACGTATGATTGTTTAAAAGCAATGACTACTTTTCTGACACGTTATCCGAAGACGATTTATCTGGATCAATGTAATGCAATTGTTGATGAACTGAATGCAAAATTGATGCACAAGGCGTTTGAACATTCCATGATGTATCATAAAGTAGGAAATTATAAATCAGCGGTTGTCGCTATCGGCAACTTCGTTAATGAATATCCCAATTCCATTTATGGGGAAAAAGCATACTTCACACGTTTTACGTCTCAATATCATTTAGCTAAAAATAGTGTGGAAGGGAAAATTCAGGAAGAAAGATATATACTTGCCATTGAGTTTTATCAGATATTCATGGATAAGTACCCTACTACCATTCACAAAAAAGCTGCCAGCGAGATGTATGATGATATCATAAAGCGTTTGGAGAAGATTAAATTAAAATAA
- the tilS gene encoding tRNA lysidine(34) synthetase TilS yields the protein MLHELRQFISEKQLFSSNEKILLTVSGGIDSIVLFDLFVKAGFSFGVAHCNFSLRGSESDGDEQFVSDLAIKQGISIHVKRFDTSAFASNNALSIQMAARELRYTWFKELARQYGYAAIATAHQLNDIIETTLINLSRGTGIAGLHGIPEKNGEIIRPLLFAGRDKIRSYAEENNLKWREDSSNMEEKYARNLIRHKIVPVLKNLNPNLEEVFKQNTERFKGTEQLFKHHIQQYRQQLLQSTPDGYSITIADVDATPAPFTILTELLLPFGFNFSTIQTIYKNRFQAPGANYYAPAFMLQKDRVNWLLIPIEQLTDFEFPVYPESTHTVPTGTIHFQTISIESFKGFEHAQNIAYIDADKIDWPLTIRNWQDGDKFYPFGMQGMKKVSDFLIDLKVPVHQKKKIPILINKGEILWIVGFRTDKTYKITDSTKKILIATFTPLIQELDNVI from the coding sequence ATGTTGCACGAATTGCGCCAATTTATTTCAGAGAAACAACTTTTTTCTTCAAATGAGAAAATTTTACTTACTGTTAGCGGGGGAATTGACTCCATTGTATTGTTTGATCTGTTCGTAAAAGCCGGTTTTTCATTTGGGGTGGCGCACTGCAATTTCTCCTTACGCGGAAGCGAATCTGATGGAGATGAACAGTTTGTATCCGATTTAGCCATTAAACAGGGTATTTCCATTCATGTTAAACGTTTTGATACCAGTGCCTTTGCATCCAATAATGCCTTATCCATTCAAATGGCTGCCCGGGAACTGCGGTATACCTGGTTTAAAGAATTGGCCAGGCAATATGGCTATGCAGCCATCGCTACGGCGCATCAGCTCAATGACATTATTGAAACAACATTGATCAATTTAAGCCGCGGCACCGGTATTGCCGGTTTACATGGCATTCCTGAAAAAAACGGGGAGATTATACGTCCGTTGTTATTTGCCGGCAGAGATAAAATACGCAGCTATGCAGAAGAAAATAATCTGAAATGGCGGGAAGACAGTTCAAACATGGAAGAAAAATATGCACGTAATTTAATCCGGCATAAAATTGTGCCTGTACTTAAAAACCTCAACCCAAACCTGGAAGAGGTCTTTAAACAGAATACCGAACGGTTTAAAGGCACAGAACAATTGTTTAAGCACCACATTCAACAATACCGCCAGCAGCTTTTACAAAGCACGCCCGATGGCTACAGCATCACGATTGCTGATGTTGATGCCACTCCTGCCCCGTTTACCATTTTAACAGAATTATTGCTGCCTTTCGGTTTTAACTTTTCAACCATCCAGACCATCTATAAAAACAGGTTTCAGGCGCCGGGAGCAAATTATTATGCACCGGCATTTATGCTGCAGAAAGACCGGGTGAATTGGCTGTTGATACCTATTGAGCAACTAACGGATTTTGAATTTCCCGTTTACCCAGAGTCAACCCATACTGTACCTACAGGCACCATACATTTCCAAACCATTAGCATTGAATCTTTTAAAGGGTTTGAGCATGCGCAAAACATTGCCTACATCGATGCAGATAAAATAGACTGGCCGCTCACGATCCGCAATTGGCAGGACGGAGATAAATTTTACCCGTTTGGTATGCAGGGTATGAAAAAAGTGAGTGACTTTTTAATTGATCTAAAAGTCCCTGTGCATCAAAAGAAAAAGATTCCGATTCTTATTAACAAAGGTGAAATCTTATGGATTGTGGGATTCAGGACTGATAAAACATACAAAATAACTGATTCTACTAAGAAAATACTCATTGCTACCTTTACCCCGCTTATTCAGGAATTAGACAATGTAATTTGA
- a CDS encoding pirin family protein, which translates to MTYRSVYIIMLLMTVSSAVAAQQPGRVYPAIPAMDGEGAEVLRLFPGKFVKHADPFILLDDFTVSPPVGFPTHKHIGFEAITYMIEGSFVHKDNIGNNDTVYAGQAQRFTAGSGLLHSEMPGASAVNRGLQLWVNIPAAAKAAEPTYQLVETLPVESADSTRIVRTIAGKGSVLQVHCGCDLSYLDIQLKKNTIVLTPESGYTSFVYVLDGMVQIHEHVVYAGNFYFLESGVPNTIIGDGVPRFVYLSAKPLNQKIKQRGPYVY; encoded by the coding sequence ATGACATACAGATCGGTATATATAATCATGCTCTTAATGACTGTAAGCAGTGCAGTTGCGGCTCAGCAGCCGGGCCGTGTATATCCGGCAATACCAGCGATGGATGGGGAAGGTGCAGAAGTGCTGCGGTTGTTTCCGGGTAAATTTGTGAAGCATGCGGATCCGTTTATTTTACTGGACGACTTTACCGTGTCTCCTCCGGTGGGTTTTCCAACACACAAGCATATAGGTTTTGAAGCCATTACCTACATGATTGAAGGCAGTTTTGTTCATAAAGACAATATTGGAAACAACGATACAGTATATGCAGGCCAGGCACAGCGCTTTACGGCAGGCAGTGGTCTATTGCATTCTGAAATGCCAGGCGCATCAGCTGTGAACAGAGGCTTACAGCTCTGGGTGAATATTCCGGCAGCGGCTAAAGCAGCAGAGCCAACATATCAATTAGTAGAAACACTTCCCGTTGAGTCAGCTGATAGCACACGCATTGTACGTACCATAGCTGGTAAAGGATCTGTGCTGCAAGTGCATTGTGGCTGCGACCTTTCTTACCTCGACATTCAATTAAAGAAGAATACCATTGTGTTGACACCGGAAAGCGGATATACCTCTTTTGTATATGTGCTTGACGGAATGGTTCAGATTCATGAACACGTGGTATATGCGGGAAATTTTTATTTTTTAGAATCAGGTGTTCCAAACACGATTATTGGTGATGGTGTGCCACGCTTTGTGTATCTAAGTGCGAAGCCGCTAAACCAGAAGATTAAGCAGCGTGGCCCTTATGTTTATTAA
- a CDS encoding S-adenosylmethionine:tRNA ribosyltransferase-isomerase has protein sequence MKIDTDNIETYNYDLPVERIAEYPLAERDQSKLLVYKDDHISDKTFSSIVDELPRNTLLVFNNTRVVQARFLFQTPTGATVEIFSLEPAEGHGGPAESMSARGKVIWKCFVGNAKRWKQPELIREVQLENGSMLSFHARQIEQKADYYLIGFSWNLEDITFSEIFSLLGDLPLPPYMKRKTEASDKERYQTVYAKHEGSVAAPTAGLHFTDAIMQRLAEKGIQKQEVTLHVGAGTFKPVKTDSIKEHTMHSEYIHVNRATVELLKNADNLQVTPVGTTSMRTLESLYWLGCKLCSKAALTGKLLELTQWDAYELPALSLREAMEELLKYINTSSDKNALSAKTALLIKPGYEFKVCDAIITNFHQPKSTLLCLVSAFIGIESMNKVYHFALENDYRFLSYGDSSLLFKHPHCS, from the coding sequence ATGAAGATTGATACAGATAATATAGAAACATATAATTATGACTTGCCGGTTGAGCGTATTGCAGAATATCCGTTAGCGGAACGCGATCAATCAAAGCTGTTGGTTTATAAAGACGATCATATTTCAGATAAAACCTTTTCATCCATTGTAGATGAACTGCCCAGGAACACATTGCTTGTATTTAATAATACACGTGTTGTGCAGGCACGGTTTTTATTTCAGACACCAACAGGTGCAACGGTAGAGATCTTCAGCCTGGAACCTGCTGAAGGGCATGGCGGACCTGCAGAGAGCATGAGCGCGCGCGGAAAAGTTATCTGGAAATGTTTTGTCGGAAATGCGAAACGATGGAAACAGCCGGAGTTGATCCGTGAAGTACAGCTCGAAAATGGAAGCATGCTTTCTTTCCATGCAAGACAAATAGAACAAAAAGCAGATTACTACCTTATAGGATTTTCCTGGAATCTGGAGGACATCACGTTTTCAGAAATATTTTCTTTGCTGGGAGATTTGCCTTTGCCTCCTTACATGAAGCGTAAAACAGAAGCATCCGATAAAGAGCGGTATCAAACGGTTTATGCAAAGCATGAAGGCTCAGTAGCCGCGCCAACAGCGGGCCTGCACTTTACAGACGCGATTATGCAGCGGTTAGCCGAAAAAGGAATTCAAAAACAGGAAGTCACACTGCATGTAGGAGCAGGTACATTCAAGCCTGTTAAAACAGATTCTATAAAAGAACACACCATGCACAGTGAATACATTCATGTAAACCGTGCGACAGTGGAGTTGTTAAAGAATGCAGATAATCTGCAGGTAACTCCCGTAGGTACAACATCCATGCGTACGCTCGAAAGCCTTTATTGGCTGGGCTGCAAGCTGTGTAGCAAAGCTGCATTAACAGGTAAACTACTTGAACTGACACAATGGGATGCCTATGAATTACCAGCCTTATCTCTTCGGGAGGCGATGGAAGAATTGTTAAAGTATATCAATACATCTTCTGATAAAAACGCGCTTTCTGCTAAAACAGCACTGTTAATTAAGCCGGGGTATGAATTTAAAGTATGTGATGCCATCATTACCAACTTTCATCAACCTAAAAGTACCTTGCTGTGTTTAGTTTCTGCGTTTATTGGAATTGAATCTATGAATAAGGTTTACCATTTTGCTCTGGAAAACGATTACCGGTTTCTGAGTTATGGAGACAGTTCATTATTGTTTAAACACCCGCACTGTTCGTAA
- the recN gene encoding DNA repair protein RecN, producing the protein MLQNLVIQNYSLIEDLELAPSANFNIITGETGAGKSIMLGAVGLLLGNRADTKVLLHTDRKCIIEGTFQIGSYKLETLFEEYDLDYTNQCIIRREISSNGKSRAFINDTPVTLDALKKLGDYLMDVHSQHDTLLLGSVAYQLSLLDGFASNQSALKDYQQAFKKYKDLQHRFQLKKNELQELQQQADYNQFIYTELAEAALIEGEMEAKEAELKKIEHAEDIKQKLEATLDALSNSEQSILSTLQNYNKQLQSIKQWSIAYETLANRLQSVFVELKDIEAELEAESAQVEFNPKLIPPIEERLNSIYSLLKKHRVQTVSELLILEKTLEGKVVSLDQLNEEVLQLEKEVKHTYDVVLSKAKVVSENRIKAVPKFEQSVKALLKELSMPDAHIQLVLSADAPTMYGIDKINMLFSANKGVAPNELKQVASGGEFSRLMLAIKYVLADKVALPTIIFDEIDTGISGEVSIKMGKMIREMSARHQVVVITHLPQIASMGDKHYFVFKDASGERSVSKMKELLAKERVTEIAKMIGGEKPSETALKNAMEMLESK; encoded by the coding sequence ATGCTTCAAAACTTAGTTATTCAAAATTATTCACTTATTGAAGATCTGGAGCTAGCTCCTTCAGCAAACTTTAATATTATAACAGGTGAAACCGGCGCGGGTAAATCCATTATGCTTGGTGCTGTTGGCTTGTTGCTTGGTAATCGCGCAGACACGAAAGTGTTATTGCATACAGACCGCAAATGCATTATTGAAGGAACGTTTCAGATCGGTTCGTATAAATTAGAAACGTTATTTGAAGAGTATGATCTGGATTATACCAATCAGTGTATCATCCGCCGGGAGATAAGCAGCAATGGGAAGTCCCGGGCATTTATCAATGATACACCGGTTACACTGGATGCCTTAAAAAAACTGGGCGATTATTTAATGGATGTGCATTCGCAGCACGATACATTGTTGCTGGGCAGTGTTGCCTATCAACTATCCCTGCTGGATGGCTTTGCTTCTAATCAATCAGCTCTTAAGGATTATCAGCAGGCGTTTAAAAAATACAAAGACTTACAGCACCGGTTTCAGCTGAAAAAAAATGAACTGCAGGAATTGCAGCAGCAAGCCGACTATAACCAGTTTATCTATACAGAACTTGCAGAGGCAGCGCTGATAGAAGGGGAGATGGAAGCGAAGGAAGCGGAGCTCAAAAAGATAGAGCACGCGGAAGATATAAAGCAAAAACTGGAAGCTACGCTGGATGCGTTAAGTAATTCCGAACAAAGTATTTTATCAACCCTGCAGAATTACAACAAACAGCTTCAATCGATTAAGCAATGGTCCATTGCTTACGAAACACTGGCAAACCGACTGCAGTCTGTTTTTGTTGAACTGAAAGATATAGAAGCAGAACTTGAAGCAGAATCTGCGCAGGTAGAATTTAATCCAAAGCTTATTCCGCCTATTGAAGAGCGGTTGAACAGCATATATTCCTTACTTAAAAAGCATCGTGTACAAACAGTTTCCGAATTGCTGATACTTGAAAAAACGCTTGAAGGCAAAGTGGTTTCATTGGATCAATTAAATGAAGAAGTGCTACAGCTTGAGAAAGAAGTTAAGCATACGTATGACGTTGTGCTTAGCAAAGCTAAAGTAGTTTCTGAAAACAGGATCAAAGCGGTGCCGAAATTTGAACAATCGGTTAAAGCGCTGTTAAAAGAATTGTCGATGCCCGATGCCCACATTCAGCTGGTGTTGAGTGCAGATGCACCTACTATGTACGGTATTGACAAAATCAATATGCTGTTTAGTGCAAACAAAGGTGTGGCACCTAATGAGCTGAAACAAGTTGCTTCCGGCGGTGAATTTTCAAGGTTGATGCTGGCGATTAAATATGTGCTGGCAGATAAGGTAGCGTTGCCGACAATTATTTTTGATGAAATTGATACCGGTATTTCCGGTGAAGTATCGATCAAAATGGGTAAAATGATCCGGGAGATGTCTGCCCGTCACCAGGTGGTAGTTATCACACATTTGCCGCAGATTGCATCCATGGGTGACAAGCATTATTTTGTATTTAAAGATGCCAGCGGCGAACGTTCGGTAAGTAAGATGAAAGAATTGCTTGCAAAGGAGCGGGTTACAGAGATAGCCAAAATGATCGGGGGTGAAAAACCAAGCGAAACGGCTCTGAAGAATGCAATGGAAATGCTTGAATCGAAATAA
- the coaBC gene encoding bifunctional phosphopantothenoylcysteine decarboxylase/phosphopantothenate--cysteine ligase CoaBC codes for MTLRGRKILLAVCGSIAAYKSALIVRILKKQGAEVRVIMTPSALTFITPLTLSTLSENPVAHAFTEGDQGVWNNHVELALWADVMLIAPASENTIGKMASGICDNLVLSVYFSAKCPVYVCPAMDLDMYKHVTTQQNLVRLQQHGVRLIDAESGELASGLIGQGRLAEPENIVEIIEADFGTKAPLLHKKILITAGPTYEALDPVRFIGNHSSGKMGLALVKEAWKMGAEVTLVCGPVNEELLRMLPASVQLHKIVSGQQMFDVVQAEIEKQDVAIFAAAVADYTPEQVSDIKIKKAEDSFTIRLKKNPDIAKTCGEKKKDHQLFVGFALETNDEETHALKKLQSKNLDAIVLNSLNDTGAGFAGDTNKITIYAKDKEPFHSQLLSKEYIAKDILNYLLLL; via the coding sequence ATGACATTACGCGGACGGAAAATTCTGTTGGCGGTATGTGGTAGTATCGCAGCATACAAGTCTGCGTTAATTGTCCGGATTCTTAAAAAACAAGGGGCAGAAGTGCGTGTAATAATGACGCCTTCTGCCCTTACTTTTATCACGCCACTTACCCTTTCAACCTTATCTGAAAATCCTGTTGCGCACGCCTTCACCGAAGGCGATCAGGGTGTCTGGAACAACCATGTTGAATTGGCTCTTTGGGCAGATGTAATGCTCATTGCACCTGCGTCTGAAAATACCATCGGCAAAATGGCATCTGGTATTTGCGATAACTTAGTGCTCTCCGTTTATTTCTCTGCTAAATGCCCTGTTTATGTTTGTCCTGCAATGGATTTAGACATGTACAAGCATGTTACCACACAGCAGAATCTTGTCAGGCTTCAACAGCATGGCGTGCGGCTGATCGATGCTGAATCAGGTGAATTGGCAAGTGGGTTAATCGGTCAAGGCAGGTTGGCAGAGCCGGAAAACATTGTTGAAATTATTGAGGCAGATTTTGGAACGAAAGCTCCGTTACTACATAAGAAAATACTCATTACGGCTGGTCCTACATACGAAGCCTTAGATCCGGTACGTTTTATTGGAAACCATTCATCCGGTAAAATGGGGCTTGCCCTGGTTAAAGAAGCATGGAAGATGGGTGCAGAGGTAACATTGGTTTGCGGGCCGGTAAATGAAGAATTGTTGCGTATGTTACCGGCTTCTGTTCAGTTGCATAAAATTGTTTCAGGGCAGCAAATGTTTGATGTTGTTCAGGCTGAAATTGAAAAACAGGATGTAGCTATATTTGCTGCAGCTGTTGCCGATTATACACCGGAACAGGTTTCTGATATCAAAATTAAAAAAGCAGAAGATTCGTTTACGATTCGTTTAAAGAAGAATCCGGACATAGCAAAAACGTGCGGAGAAAAGAAAAAGGACCATCAGCTGTTTGTTGGTTTTGCATTGGAAACAAACGATGAGGAAACACATGCTCTAAAAAAACTGCAGTCTAAAAATTTAGATGCCATTGTTTTAAATTCATTAAATGATACCGGAGCTGGTTTTGCGGGTGATACCAATAAGATTACTATTTATGCAAAAGATAAGGAGCCGTTTCACTCTCAATTGTTAAGCAAAGAATATATTGCAAAGGATATATTAAATTATTTGTTGTTGCTATGA